Proteins encoded by one window of Nitrincola iocasae:
- the lptB gene encoding LPS export ABC transporter ATP-binding protein: protein MTTTLEALHLAKSYKGRDVVRDVSLSINQGEIVGLLGPNGAGKTTCFYMIVGLVNADKGNIRLAQQDITQLPMHNRAKKGIGYLPQEASVFRKLSVSDNLMAILETRKELSKSDRTQLLEELLQEFHITHLRNSPGMALSGGERRRVEIARALATEPRFILLDEPFAGVDPISVNDIKQTIRHLQERNIGILITDHNVRETLDICERAYIVSEGAILADGSPSDIMGNEQVRSAYLGDQFQL, encoded by the coding sequence ATGACAACTACACTGGAAGCCCTGCACCTGGCCAAGTCCTACAAAGGACGCGATGTTGTTCGCGATGTATCCCTAAGTATCAATCAGGGTGAGATAGTGGGTCTGCTGGGTCCCAATGGCGCAGGCAAAACAACCTGTTTCTATATGATTGTAGGGCTGGTTAATGCCGACAAAGGCAATATTCGCCTTGCGCAGCAGGATATCACCCAATTACCCATGCACAACCGTGCCAAAAAAGGCATAGGCTATCTGCCCCAAGAAGCTTCAGTTTTCAGAAAACTAAGCGTTAGTGACAACCTGATGGCTATTCTGGAAACCCGCAAAGAATTATCCAAATCAGATCGCACACAACTGCTGGAAGAATTGTTACAGGAATTCCATATTACCCATCTACGAAATAGTCCTGGCATGGCGCTGTCCGGGGGGGAGCGTCGACGCGTGGAAATAGCCCGGGCATTGGCCACGGAGCCCCGCTTCATTCTGCTTGATGAACCTTTCGCCGGTGTTGATCCGATATCAGTAAATGACATTAAACAAACTATACGGCATCTTCAGGAACGTAATATAGGTATACTCATAACAGATCACAATGTTCGTGAGACCCTCGATATTTGTGAACGTGCCTACATAGTGAGTGAAGGCGCCATCCTTGCAGATGGCAGTCCATCTGACATAATGGGTAATGAGCAGGTTCGCAGCGCCTATCTGGGCGATCAGTTCCAACTCTAG
- a CDS encoding RNA polymerase factor sigma-54, with protein MKQALHLKIGQHLTMTPQLQQAIRLLQLSTLDLQQEIQQALDSNPLLEVSDEESDAAEGHVGETYEDKETAALSSNSETSDSLSDDTAADNDWNESIPEDLPTDSNWEDTFQAQGSGTGPATEGDWPNQDNDTREDTLQDHLIWQLNLTPMSEQDYMVAEAIIDATDADGYLRSDPAELLEQFQAQQPELFMEADEDEILAVLHRVQQFDPPGVAARDLSECLCIQIKQLPDAIEWREQAIRLCREFLPLLGSHDYKTLMRKMRLNDVELDNVINLIRSLNPKPGALISSTQSEYVIPDVMVRKIHDEWIVSLNPDIAPKLRINSQYADLIRRADSSADNTYLKNHLQEARWFLKSLLSRNDTLLKVATEIVERQRDFLDTGDEAMKPMVLHDIAEAVSMHESTISRVTTQKFIHTPRGIFELKYFFSSQVNTADGEGASSTAIRALIKKLISAENTAKPLSDNKIAQLLKEQGINVARRTVAKYREALSIPPSNERKRLL; from the coding sequence ATGAAGCAAGCGTTACATCTCAAGATCGGCCAACATCTCACGATGACGCCACAGCTGCAACAGGCTATCCGCCTGCTACAGCTGTCAACTCTGGATCTGCAACAGGAGATCCAGCAAGCGCTGGACAGCAACCCGTTGCTGGAAGTCAGTGATGAAGAGTCTGACGCGGCCGAAGGGCACGTGGGTGAAACCTATGAAGACAAAGAAACGGCCGCACTCAGCAGTAACAGTGAAACCTCAGACAGTCTGAGCGATGACACAGCAGCAGATAATGACTGGAATGAGTCTATTCCGGAAGATTTGCCCACTGACAGCAACTGGGAAGATACCTTCCAGGCTCAAGGCTCAGGTACCGGCCCGGCTACTGAAGGCGACTGGCCCAATCAGGATAATGATACCCGAGAAGACACTCTGCAGGATCATCTGATCTGGCAACTGAACTTAACGCCCATGAGTGAGCAGGATTACATGGTGGCGGAAGCCATTATCGATGCTACTGATGCCGATGGCTACCTGCGTAGCGACCCCGCAGAACTTCTGGAACAGTTTCAGGCACAACAGCCGGAACTGTTCATGGAAGCAGATGAAGATGAAATTCTGGCGGTACTTCATCGGGTTCAGCAGTTTGACCCACCCGGTGTGGCAGCCCGTGATCTGAGTGAATGCCTGTGTATTCAGATCAAGCAACTGCCTGATGCAATTGAGTGGCGTGAACAAGCGATCCGTCTTTGCCGGGAATTTCTTCCGCTGCTGGGTAGTCATGACTACAAAACCCTGATGCGCAAAATGCGCCTAAATGACGTTGAGTTAGATAATGTCATCAATCTGATCCGATCACTGAACCCCAAACCCGGCGCACTGATCAGTTCCACCCAATCTGAATATGTAATTCCTGACGTTATGGTCCGCAAGATCCATGATGAGTGGATTGTATCCCTTAATCCCGATATCGCTCCGAAACTGCGGATTAACTCACAGTACGCTGATTTGATCCGCCGCGCTGACAGTAGCGCAGACAATACTTACCTGAAAAACCATCTGCAGGAAGCCCGCTGGTTTTTGAAAAGCTTACTGAGCCGAAATGATACGCTATTGAAAGTGGCGACTGAGATCGTAGAGCGACAGCGTGACTTTCTCGATACAGGTGATGAAGCCATGAAACCCATGGTGCTGCATGATATCGCCGAAGCGGTGTCCATGCATGAATCAACCATTTCCCGTGTCACCACACAAAAATTCATTCATACCCCCAGAGGTATTTTCGAGCTGAAATATTTCTTTTCCAGCCAGGTCAATACCGCTGATGGTGAAGGCGCCTCATCTACAGCTATCCGGGCGCTGATCAAAAAGTTGATCTCTGCTGAAAATACAGCCAAACCCCTCAGCGATAACAAGATCGCACAACTGCTGAAAGAGCAGGGAATCAACGTAGCGAGACGTACCGTTGCAAAATATCGTGAAGCGCTAAGCATTCCGCCTTCTAATGAGCGCAAGCGTCTGCTTTAA